In one window of Bos javanicus breed banteng chromosome 24, ARS-OSU_banteng_1.0, whole genome shotgun sequence DNA:
- the VAPA gene encoding vesicle-associated membrane protein-associated protein A isoform X1, with translation MASASGTMAKHEQILVLDPPTDLKFKGPFTDVVTTNLKLRNPSDRKVCFKVKTTAPRRYCVRPNSGIIDPGLTVTVSVMLQPFDYDPNEKSKHKFMVQTIFAPPNISDMEAVWKEAKPDELMDSKLRCVFEMPNENDKLGLAPPGPAVAVAPLSSINSTGTAPTTYSAKNEPRAFSVFKQEKQKNDMEPSKAVPLNAAKQDGPVPKPHSVSLSDTETRKLVEECKRLQGEMMKLSEENRLLRDEGLRLRKVAHSDKPGSTSAVSFRENVTSPLPSLLVVIAAIFIGFFLGKFIL, from the exons GCCCCTTCACAGATGTAGTCACTACAAACCTTAAGTTGCGAAATCCTTCAGATCGAAAAGTGTGTTTCAAAGTGAAGACGACAGCGCCTCGTCGGTACTGTGTGCGGCCCAACAGTGGGATCATTGACCCCGGCTTGACTGTGACCGTTTCAG TAATGCTGCAGCCTTTTGACTATGACCCCAATGAGAAGAGTAAACACAAGTTCATGGTACAGACCATCTTTGCTCCACCAAACATTTCAGACATGGAAGCTGTG tGGAAAGAAGCGAAACCCGATGAATTAATGGATTCTAAATTGAGATGTGTATTTGAAATGCCCAATGAAAATGATAAATTG GGTCTCGCTCCTCCAGGGCCCGCCGTGGCCGTCGCTCCGCTGAGCAGCATCAACAGCACAGGCACAGCACCTACCACTTATAGTGCGAAGAATGAGCCCAGGGCCTTCAGTGTGTTCAAACAGGAGAAGCAGAAG AACGACATGGAACCCAGCAAAGCCGTTCCCCTGAACGCTGCGAAGCAGGATGGGCCCGTGCCAAAGCCGCACAGCGTTTCCCTCAGTGACACCGAGACGAGGAAGCTCGTGGAGGAGTGCAAGCGGCTGCAGGGGGAGATGATGAAGCTGTCGGAAGAGAACCGGCTCCTGAGG GATGAAGGCTTACGGCTCAGGAAGGTAGCACATTCGGATAAACCTGGATCCACCTCAGCTGTGTCCTTCAGAGAGAACGTCACCAGTCCTCTTCCTTCACTTCTTGTTGTCATTGCAGCCATTTTCATTGGATTCTTTCTAGGGAAATTCATCTTGTAG
- the VAPA gene encoding vesicle-associated membrane protein-associated protein A isoform X2 has protein sequence MEMSVSRVLGPFTDVVTTNLKLRNPSDRKVCFKVKTTAPRRYCVRPNSGIIDPGLTVTVSVMLQPFDYDPNEKSKHKFMVQTIFAPPNISDMEAVWKEAKPDELMDSKLRCVFEMPNENDKLGLAPPGPAVAVAPLSSINSTGTAPTTYSAKNEPRAFSVFKQEKQKNDMEPSKAVPLNAAKQDGPVPKPHSVSLSDTETRKLVEECKRLQGEMMKLSEENRLLRDEGLRLRKVAHSDKPGSTSAVSFRENVTSPLPSLLVVIAAIFIGFFLGKFIL, from the exons GCCCCTTCACAGATGTAGTCACTACAAACCTTAAGTTGCGAAATCCTTCAGATCGAAAAGTGTGTTTCAAAGTGAAGACGACAGCGCCTCGTCGGTACTGTGTGCGGCCCAACAGTGGGATCATTGACCCCGGCTTGACTGTGACCGTTTCAG TAATGCTGCAGCCTTTTGACTATGACCCCAATGAGAAGAGTAAACACAAGTTCATGGTACAGACCATCTTTGCTCCACCAAACATTTCAGACATGGAAGCTGTG tGGAAAGAAGCGAAACCCGATGAATTAATGGATTCTAAATTGAGATGTGTATTTGAAATGCCCAATGAAAATGATAAATTG GGTCTCGCTCCTCCAGGGCCCGCCGTGGCCGTCGCTCCGCTGAGCAGCATCAACAGCACAGGCACAGCACCTACCACTTATAGTGCGAAGAATGAGCCCAGGGCCTTCAGTGTGTTCAAACAGGAGAAGCAGAAG AACGACATGGAACCCAGCAAAGCCGTTCCCCTGAACGCTGCGAAGCAGGATGGGCCCGTGCCAAAGCCGCACAGCGTTTCCCTCAGTGACACCGAGACGAGGAAGCTCGTGGAGGAGTGCAAGCGGCTGCAGGGGGAGATGATGAAGCTGTCGGAAGAGAACCGGCTCCTGAGG GATGAAGGCTTACGGCTCAGGAAGGTAGCACATTCGGATAAACCTGGATCCACCTCAGCTGTGTCCTTCAGAGAGAACGTCACCAGTCCTCTTCCTTCACTTCTTGTTGTCATTGCAGCCATTTTCATTGGATTCTTTCTAGGGAAATTCATCTTGTAG